AATTCTCGTGGCCCTGGTGCTTTGTGCCCTTTGTCTGGTGGCTTGCGGTTCCCGGATCAACCAGGCCGACTTTGAAAAGATTCAAACCGGCATGACCATGGCCCAGGTGACCGCTATTCTGGGAGAGCCCACGGAATCCTCCAGCGTGGACGTGGCCGTGTTTTCCGGCACCGTGTCCACGTGGAAAGCCGGCGACGTCACCATCACCGTCCAGTTCGTCAACGGCAAGGTGGTGGCTAAACAACTATCCAAGTCTGACCAAAAGTAGTTACCCCGGCCGGGCTGCGAGTCTGCTCTTTTTCAATCTATTAATCAGAGCATGAAAGAAGTCCCCTCCTTTTCTCCCTCCCCCCTGATGGGTTTTGGTAAGGGAGGCGCCCAAGTTGAGCTTGGGCGGAAAATGGCGTTCCCGAGCTTTCGCTGGGGAACGAGGGCCAAAAGTTTTCATGGCTTAAAATCACCCTAAACTGCCCAAAAAATCGCTGAAAATGGCCGGGCGCGGGCCGGTTTTGAGGGCAAGTCCGGCACATGTGCCGGGACATTGCCGAGGTACCCTCGCCATATACCCGGTCTAAACCCGCGTGCAAGCGCGTTCCGGTCGAGGCGGTGCCAGGGTTGTCACGCGCTTGTCCCGCGCTGGTCCCGGGGTAAATATTCGGCTTTCGCAAAACTTAGCCAGTAATATCAACGGATTAATGGGGCGCCGGCATCCTTGTGCCGGGACGCGGTACAGGGGGGACGGCTGGAGCCTCCCCATTTTTCTCAGGTTGGAAAACCGTGATCCGCTTTTATCCCGGCAAGGCATGGAGACAGCATAAACTCTGGGGTGCGAGGCATCCAACAATGATAAGAAAGATGACAGGCTTTTCAAGCTGGCAGGATCAGGGTTGCGCGCCACTACCCTATAGCGTTTGCCATAAATTTATGCCGCTGGCTGATTTTTAAATCCCCCTAAATCCCCCTTTTTCAAAGGGGGACTTTATAAGTAATTCCTTATAGTTTACCCCTTTACCAAAGGGGGTTAGGGCAGTAGTGTCCGGCAGGGTTTTTGCTAAAGACAGATGCCGATGCAAATTCTTAAGCTATTTATTGCGCAATGCCTTAGGATTTGCAGATATTTGCCCTCTCCCCCAATGGGGGAGAGGGCAGGGTGAGGGGGAAGTGAATCGCAGACGAAGCCACCCCTCACCCTAACCCTCTCCCCTCGAAGGGGAGAGGGGATTTTGGTGGCACAGGCTTTTCAGCCTGGGCTGGCTTCTAAGGCCTGCGAATACCATTTTTGGCATTCCCGATATGGAGCGGTTTCTGCAAAATGCTTGCCGGACACTACTGGGGTTAGGGGGGATTTGGGGTGTTAAAGTATTTCCTATTACGGAAAAAACTTTTGAGCCTCTTGCAAATATCTCCCTGCCTGTCATTCTGAGGGAGCGAAGCGACCGAAGAATCTCATAAGTGGTTGAAAATACGAGATCCTTCGCTTCGCTCAGGATGACAAAACGGCTTTTTGCAAGAACCTCTTTTGGCAAACGCTATACCCTGATCAAATGCCATTCTGCCCTGAAAAGTTCTTCAGGCAGCGCCGTAGCCGTAGGGCGGCAAAGCGAAGCGCATCCCGCCTAACGATCTTTATCATGATTTATGGGTGATACCAAGTTGCGTCCATAGAAGTAAAAATAGCTTCGGTTTTGTAGGATCGTACCTGCATGTGCGGCCACCATGAGGGCGGACACATAGGTCCGCCCCTACAAAAACAAAATTACCTGTATGAGCGCAACTTGGTATGAGCCTAAAACTCATGTTCAACTGCTTGATCGTTATTGTCGAGGCGGGGTTTCCCCGCCCTTGAGCGTTCAGGCTGCCAATCAGAAGCTTGGGGCAGCTTGAGCCGCAAACCGCCCTTGTCCCCGCCACTCCCTAAGATTGATCGCACCCCTTTTGATCTCAAGATAGTGCATGCGCTCAGAGGTCCAGGCCCCGGCATTGGCAAAGACCTTGCCGTCCTCCATCATATGCAGGCCGTGACGGTGCGAATGGGCCAGGATGACAATATCGAAGCCTTTGCGGAAGAGATCCGAGGCCGCTGTCAAGTTGCGCGGCACATCAAAGTGAGGGCTTTCGGAACCGTGGGCTTTTTTATTGACGCCATAAAGCCACCATTCGAGATGAAAGAAAAGATGAAAGAACTGGGGCGAAATTTTCAGCAACTTTCCCAGGATCGTGGCGATCTGTTGGTGAAGTCTCGGGAAACGCTGGAAGCGGCGGTCATAACGATGTCCATGTTCTATGTGGATGCGCCGATCGCCGGAAACGACGTCTAAAAACGGCAGGGCCGCGCCCAGACAGGATTTGGCCAGGTGAGTTTCCCAATGCAGGTCATGATTGCCATGCACATAATAGACTTTATTGGTGCCCTGCGAGAGGAATTCTTTGATGCTTTTGAAAGCTGATTGAAGATCAACCGCTAATTTGGCAGCCGAAGATTGAAGAGAATCAAAGCCATCCCCATTTATGCACAGACTTGCCCCTTTTCTGCCAATATATTTCAAAAAGGAACGTAAATAGTCTTTTTTGTTAAAGGCGGGGTTACCGAGATGCAGGTCAGAGATGACACAGAGATGATCTTCGTTAATATAAATAGCACATTCCTTTATAGGTCGTTTAAGAAAGCTCAGACCGGTATTTTAATGGACAGGCAAGGAGGTCAGCCCAGACGACTGCAACCTGAGGAACTAAGATAAATTATAGCCGCAATATTATCAAGTCTTTTACGGCGATTTCAGACGATATCGGGAATATCCTTTAAATCAAATGTGTTATAAATTTTAATGAATTCCTCTGCTTCCTCTTTTTTCTTTGACTTAGTGCTTTACAAGAAAATATACTAAAAACGTCAGCCTACTGAGGCTCTTGCAAAAGTCTCCTTAACTGTCATTCTGAGGGAGCAAAA
This genomic window from Desulfobaccales bacterium contains:
- the bamE gene encoding outer membrane protein assembly factor BamE — its product is MKIAHPAQLKLGILVALVLCALCLVACGSRINQADFEKIQTGMTMAQVTAILGEPTESSSVDVAVFSGTVSTWKAGDVTITVQFVNGKVVAKQLSKSDQK
- a CDS encoding metallophosphoesterase → MSFLKRPIKECAIYINEDHLCVISDLHLGNPAFNKKDYLRSFLKYIGRKGASLCINGDGFDSLQSSAAKLAVDLQSAFKSIKEFLSQGTNKVYYVHGNHDLHWETHLAKSCLGAALPFLDVVSGDRRIHIEHGHRYDRRFQRFPRLHQQIATILGKLLKISPQFFHLFFHLEWWLYGVNKKAHGSESPHFDVPRNLTAASDLFRKGFDIVILAHSHRHGLHMMEDGKVFANAGAWTSERMHYLEIKRGAINLREWRGQGRFAAQAAPSF